One Bacillota bacterium DNA segment encodes these proteins:
- a CDS encoding segregation/condensation protein A has protein sequence MVTGRAQKNRDHLPGRDQENLFVVKIGSFEGSPRDFLRILSQGKMDLSSFQVGKLASEFHRIVSSQDPDLLDLDETADQALALAMLVREKARRLFPDDQPAEGNAAALEEGDEEDRGSLEDTIPTLRQRLEEYEQFRRAAEALKRREEIWRRVKGRPVDDALVAKQVAFRQDDSSSERVTLEDLISALEGLLREIDEDDVPVPTEELSIEERMQEIRDKFKDRRRMSFRELFTGPRTRSAIIAAFIALLELIRIGAVRAQQDRHFGEIMVILVDEGESMQDALPK, from the coding sequence ATGGTGACCGGAAGGGCTCAAAAAAATAGGGACCATCTACCCGGCAGAGATCAGGAGAATCTCTTTGTTGTCAAGATAGGCTCCTTTGAAGGAAGTCCCAGGGATTTTCTGCGGATTCTCTCGCAGGGGAAAATGGATCTTTCATCTTTTCAGGTGGGGAAATTGGCTTCTGAATTCCATAGAATCGTGAGCAGCCAGGATCCTGATCTCCTGGATCTGGATGAGACGGCTGACCAGGCGCTGGCGCTTGCCATGCTGGTGCGCGAGAAAGCAAGAAGGCTATTCCCAGATGACCAGCCCGCGGAGGGGAATGCCGCGGCTTTGGAAGAGGGAGATGAAGAGGATCGAGGCAGCCTCGAGGATACCATACCCACTTTACGCCAGCGCCTGGAGGAATATGAACAATTTCGCAGGGCGGCAGAGGCGCTCAAGAGGCGGGAAGAGATTTGGCGCAGGGTAAAGGGGCGCCCAGTTGATGATGCCCTGGTAGCCAAACAGGTGGCATTCAGACAGGATGACTCTTCTTCTGAGCGGGTGACACTTGAAGACCTCATATCAGCCCTCGAAGGTCTCCTTAGAGAGATAGATGAAGATGACGTTCCTGTCCCGACAGAGGAGCTATCCATCGAGGAGCGAATGCAGGAGATAAGGGATAAGTTCAAAGACAGGCGGAGGATGAGTTTCCGCGAGCTATTCACCGGCCCCCGGACTAGGTCTGCCATCATTGCCGCTTTCATCGCCTTGCTTGAGCTCATACGTATCGGGGCTGTCCGGGCCCAGCAGGACCGTCATTTCGGCGAGATCATGGTGATCTTGGTCGATGAAGGCGAGAGTATGCAAGATGCGTTGCCTAAATGA
- a CDS encoding SpoVA/SpoVAEb family sporulation membrane protein codes for MTYILAFLIGGLICGLGQLILDNTSLTPGHMLVIFTVAGAILGGFGLYEPLVRLAGAGALVPVSGFGASLVRGVILESQRLGWVGLLTGVFEFTGLGLAAAVFFGTIIALIFTPRV; via the coding sequence ATGACATATATTTTGGCATTTCTCATTGGCGGCCTGATATGCGGCCTGGGACAACTCATCCTGGACAACACCTCCCTTACCCCGGGACATATGTTGGTTATCTTCACCGTGGCAGGGGCAATTCTCGGAGGGTTCGGATTATACGAGCCTTTGGTGAGGCTGGCAGGAGCCGGGGCTCTCGTGCCGGTATCTGGCTTCGGGGCATCTCTGGTAAGAGGCGTGATTTTAGAGTCTCAGAGGCTGGGCTGGGTCGGACTGCTCACGGGGGTCTTTGAATTCACCGGGCTCGGCCTGGCCGCGGCTGTATTCTTCGGCACCATCATAGCCCTCATCTTCACGCCGCGAGTATAG
- the lysA gene encoding diaminopimelate decarboxylase has protein sequence MHINASGHLVFGGCDTVELARTYGTPLYVMDEMAIRKACREFKNGLRDVYPRSEVLYASKAFCALAMCRLVDEEGLSLDVSSGGELYTALAAGFPPDRIYFHGNNKSMDEIRLGLESRIKRFMVDSPYELHLLNELAGGYGVKADIILRLTPGVEAHTHDYIRTGQIDSKFGIVIANGQAMEVLKEALSMDNIEVHGFHSHIGSQILEIDPYVASCETMMDFIGEAYKETGFVPEELDLGGGVGVRYVPEDTRPDLKELFSRVAQTVKAKANDYGIPVPKLLFEPGRYIVGEAGITLYTVGAVKTIPHVRKYVAVDGGMADNPRVALYGAKYAAIIAGKANLPPTEIVSVAGKSCESGDMLIWDIKLPPVEPGDILAVMTTGAYTYSMASNYNRLPRPACVFVSNGISTCVVERETYEDLIAKDRIPDAMRQERQSVAGL, from the coding sequence ATGCATATAAACGCCAGTGGTCATCTTGTCTTTGGAGGTTGTGATACAGTAGAGCTTGCCCGGACCTACGGAACTCCCCTTTATGTCATGGATGAAATGGCCATCAGGAAAGCGTGCCGGGAGTTTAAGAACGGCCTTCGCGACGTATATCCGCGTAGCGAAGTCCTTTATGCCAGTAAGGCGTTTTGCGCTCTTGCCATGTGCCGCCTTGTGGACGAAGAGGGGTTGTCGCTGGACGTCTCAAGTGGCGGCGAACTCTATACTGCGCTTGCGGCTGGATTTCCGCCTGATAGGATCTATTTTCATGGAAACAATAAATCAATGGATGAGATCCGGCTCGGACTCGAGTCCAGGATCAAGCGTTTCATGGTGGACAGCCCCTATGAGCTTCACCTTTTGAATGAGCTCGCTGGCGGATATGGCGTCAAGGCAGATATAATACTTCGTCTTACTCCCGGGGTGGAGGCCCACACTCATGATTATATTCGCACAGGGCAAATTGACTCTAAATTCGGTATTGTCATCGCTAACGGTCAGGCCATGGAGGTCCTGAAGGAGGCTCTTTCCATGGACAATATCGAGGTCCACGGTTTCCATTCACATATTGGCTCCCAAATCCTCGAGATTGATCCATATGTCGCGAGTTGCGAGACGATGATGGATTTCATCGGCGAAGCATACAAAGAAACGGGATTTGTGCCAGAGGAGCTGGATCTGGGAGGCGGAGTGGGTGTCCGTTACGTGCCAGAGGATACAAGACCTGATTTGAAGGAGCTCTTCTCAAGGGTGGCTCAGACCGTGAAGGCGAAGGCCAATGATTATGGGATCCCGGTGCCCAAGCTTCTTTTTGAACCTGGTCGTTATATCGTTGGTGAAGCTGGTATCACCCTTTATACTGTTGGAGCCGTGAAGACCATTCCTCATGTACGCAAATATGTGGCGGTAGATGGTGGTATGGCAGATAATCCCAGAGTGGCTCTCTATGGAGCTAAATACGCCGCCATTATTGCAGGCAAGGCAAACCTTCCTCCTACTGAGATTGTATCCGTTGCCGGCAAGAGTTGTGAATCCGGCGACATGCTGATCTGGGATATCAAGCTCCCCCCTGTGGAACCCGGAGATATTCTGGCCGTTATGACCACCGGCGCATATACTTATTCCATGGCGAGTAATTATAACAGGCTGCCGAGGCCGGCATGCGTCTTCGTGTCAAACGGCATCTCAACCTGCGTGGTTGAGAGGGAAACATATGAGGATCTAATCGCTAAGGACCGGATCCCCGACGCAATGAGGCAGGAACGCCAGAGTGTCGCAGGGCTCTGA
- the scpB gene encoding SMC-Scp complex subunit ScpB, with protein sequence MRCLNEIEAAAEALLFSLSRPITVKEISTILSITPEEAEKSISSLMDLYNEGRHGIQIVEVAGGYQMVTRPAYADYLEKAEKGNRTSPLSRPSLETLAIIAYRQPITRAELESIRGVKCDGVIATLLDRGLICEVGRKDSIGRPILYGTTPEFLRYFGLRSLKDLPPAQKPEHASGVLSPPAGPSQAKIDSERSGV encoded by the coding sequence ATGCGTTGCCTAAATGAGATCGAAGCCGCGGCTGAAGCTCTCTTGTTCAGCTTGTCTCGGCCTATAACAGTGAAGGAAATCAGCACCATTCTTTCTATAACTCCTGAGGAAGCAGAGAAATCTATTAGTAGTCTGATGGACTTATATAACGAAGGAAGACACGGGATCCAGATAGTGGAGGTAGCCGGTGGATACCAGATGGTAACGCGGCCAGCATATGCGGACTATTTGGAGAAAGCGGAAAAGGGCAACAGGACCTCCCCTTTGAGCCGTCCTTCCCTTGAGACTCTAGCCATAATCGCTTACCGGCAGCCGATAACCCGCGCAGAGTTAGAATCTATCAGGGGGGTCAAATGTGATGGGGTGATAGCCACTTTGCTCGATCGTGGTCTCATCTGCGAGGTAGGGCGCAAAGATTCCATAGGCCGGCCTATTCTTTATGGTACAACGCCTGAATTCCTGAGATACTTCGGGCTTAGATCCTTAAAGGACCTCCCGCCAGCGCAGAAGCCGGAGCATGCATCCGGGGTTCTGTCACCCCCGGCGGGACCCTCTCAAGCAAAGATTGATTCTGAAAGATCTGGAGTTTGA
- a CDS encoding site-2 protease family protein: MMTLVTLPIILLALTVHEYAHGAVANSLGDPTPRLAGRLTLNPLAHLDLLGTLMLIITQRFGWAKPVPINPAYFKDWRRGIMAVGIAGPLANVTMAFLFGLPLRFGVPLSYGIRFVLEISVYINLGLAAFNLIPIPPLDGSRVLAGLLRGKNAYLYYQLEAYGPFILLFLIITGATSYFIIPIWALLRRIVLGW; encoded by the coding sequence ATGATGACACTTGTAACCCTGCCAATAATTCTCCTGGCTCTTACTGTACATGAATATGCACACGGAGCCGTTGCCAACTCCCTCGGGGATCCAACCCCGCGCCTCGCTGGCAGGCTTACATTGAACCCTCTGGCGCACCTCGATCTTCTGGGGACACTCATGTTGATCATCACCCAGAGGTTTGGATGGGCAAAACCCGTACCAATCAATCCAGCTTATTTCAAAGACTGGCGACGAGGAATCATGGCCGTGGGAATCGCAGGTCCCCTTGCGAACGTCACAATGGCCTTTTTGTTTGGTCTCCCACTGCGGTTCGGAGTGCCACTTTCATATGGAATCAGATTTGTGTTGGAAATCAGCGTGTACATCAACCTGGGGCTGGCCGCTTTCAACCTGATACCAATCCCGCCTCTGGATGGGTCGCGTGTCTTGGCAGGGCTATTAAGGGGCAAGAATGCATATCTTTACTACCAGCTTGAAGCATATGGACCCTTCATATTGCTCTTTCTCATCATCACAGGGGCTACATCCTATTTCATCATCCCCATTTGGGCCCTCTTGCGGAGGATCGTGCTTGGATGGTGA
- a CDS encoding DUF2953 domain-containing protein, translating to MTNKLWKEVVSEGKGLCIKSIAFVILAFFLPIISFLFVPVKVELNYRRRGGADNLILNLTLLWLIRLRLADLSLQEKLVEQARSFLERGFGKAPEHSEPHKDERAGLRKKILGAMRSAALGMKHECLLFHLFIRFNTGDAAATAILSGMSWATGGPLLAIAQNHLIFRKRPSIRIIPVFDQPVFDVTFHCIVKINPGYIIVRGLHEFQKIYRARKKRRRVASHGGASDRRPHEDGHAEYQRDG from the coding sequence TTGACGAACAAATTATGGAAAGAGGTTGTGTCGGAGGGGAAGGGGTTGTGCATCAAAAGTATAGCTTTTGTTATCCTTGCCTTCTTTTTGCCCATCATAAGTTTCCTCTTCGTCCCGGTGAAGGTGGAGTTAAACTATAGAAGAAGGGGCGGGGCCGATAATCTCATTCTGAATTTGACCCTTCTCTGGTTGATTAGACTAAGGCTGGCAGACCTTTCTCTTCAGGAAAAGTTGGTTGAGCAGGCGCGGTCATTCCTTGAGCGGGGTTTCGGGAAGGCGCCTGAGCATTCTGAGCCCCATAAGGATGAGCGTGCCGGATTGAGAAAAAAGATCCTGGGTGCGATGAGAAGTGCGGCTCTCGGTATGAAACATGAATGCCTGCTATTTCACCTCTTTATCAGGTTCAATACTGGGGATGCCGCAGCTACCGCCATTCTATCTGGAATGTCATGGGCCACAGGAGGCCCTCTTCTGGCCATTGCGCAGAATCATTTGATATTTCGCAAGCGTCCCTCCATCAGGATCATCCCTGTCTTTGACCAGCCAGTTTTTGATGTCACCTTTCATTGCATAGTGAAGATAAATCCAGGTTATATTATCGTCCGAGGTCTGCATGAATTCCAGAAAATATATCGCGCGCGGAAGAAGCGAAGGAGGGTGGCATCTCATGGCGGAGCATCCGATAGAAGGCCTCATGAAGACGGCCATGCAGAGTATCAAAGAGATGGTTGA
- a CDS encoding CoA protein activase — protein sequence MKLTFPHMGSIYIPISALFRHLGIEVIVPPPSSQRTLSLGSKYSPEFACLPLKVNVGNYIEAMEQGADTIVMAGGVGPCRFGFYGEVEREILKDLGYDFEMIIIDPPQGRIRPVLKQLGRLVGPARVRDVIYALRLCWEKIAAIDQVEKLAVKVRPLEAIKKQTTKAVNEILSKIDGAETIEATRSALREGLAILRSLPKAEGPPPLKVGLVGEIYVLLEPFANLNVETRLGELGCEVERSIYLGDWIKRHVIGDIFRLRRHNRIEDLAKPYLGHFVGGHGLETVAHTVDYARRGFDGVIQVLPLTCMPEIVAESILPRVSRDLNIPVLTLVFDEHSSDVGVITRLEAFVDLMRQRRGNMGELRECVATLV from the coding sequence GTGAAATTGACATTTCCTCACATGGGGAGCATTTATATACCGATATCGGCTCTTTTCCGCCACCTGGGAATCGAGGTGATAGTGCCTCCCCCATCGAGCCAGCGCACCCTTTCTTTGGGATCAAAGTATTCGCCGGAATTTGCGTGTCTCCCTCTCAAAGTCAATGTGGGGAACTACATCGAAGCCATGGAACAGGGAGCTGACACCATCGTCATGGCTGGGGGCGTGGGGCCATGCCGATTCGGATTTTACGGCGAGGTCGAGCGTGAGATCCTCAAGGACCTGGGGTACGATTTTGAGATGATTATAATTGACCCTCCCCAGGGCAGGATAAGACCTGTCCTAAAGCAGCTTGGCCGGCTTGTGGGGCCGGCCAGGGTGAGGGATGTGATATACGCCCTTCGCCTCTGCTGGGAGAAAATCGCCGCGATAGACCAGGTCGAGAAATTGGCAGTGAAGGTGCGTCCCCTCGAGGCAATAAAGAAGCAAACCACAAAAGCCGTGAACGAGATATTGTCAAAGATCGATGGAGCCGAGACTATTGAGGCGACCAGGTCGGCCCTTAGGGAGGGCCTCGCCATTCTTCGCTCGCTGCCGAAGGCAGAAGGACCTCCACCCCTCAAGGTCGGGTTGGTGGGAGAGATATATGTCCTCCTTGAGCCATTTGCAAACCTGAATGTCGAAACCAGGCTCGGGGAACTCGGATGTGAGGTTGAGCGTTCAATATACCTGGGAGATTGGATAAAGAGGCATGTAATCGGAGATATTTTCAGGCTGCGCAGACATAACAGGATCGAGGATCTTGCAAAACCGTATCTCGGGCACTTCGTGGGCGGCCATGGACTTGAGACAGTGGCGCATACCGTGGATTATGCAAGAAGGGGGTTTGACGGAGTCATTCAAGTGCTTCCGCTCACATGCATGCCTGAGATCGTGGCCGAGAGCATTCTTCCAAGGGTGTCGCGGGATCTGAATATCCCGGTTTTGACTCTGGTGTTTGACGAGCACTCCTCTGATGTGGGAGTAATTACCCGACTAGAAGCTTTCGTGGATCTCATGAGGCAACGGAGAGGGAATATGGGGGAACTCAGGGAATGCGTGGCTACCTTGGTATAG
- a CDS encoding 2-hydroxyglutaryl-CoA dehydratase: MRGYLGIDVGSVSTNIIVMDESDNVIHSIYLRTQGQPIKMIQQGLSEVAALYPDMKVLGVGTTGSGRVLASVVVGADCVKNEITAHAVASAREIPDVQTVIEIGGQDSKIIILRHGVVVDFAMNTVCAAGTGSFLDHQATRLGIPIEEFGGLALKANVPVRIAGRCAVFAESDMIHKQQTGHRIEDIIAGLCEALVRNYLNNVGKGKEILPPVVFQGGVAANAGMTRAFEKALGFPVIVPKHHAVMGAIGAAILAKEEVARNPRPTRFRGFEVKDNEYAVSTFECKGCPNRCEVINLSLQGDTLARWGDRCGRWSSQLP, encoded by the coding sequence ATGCGTGGCTACCTTGGTATAGATGTTGGTTCGGTAAGCACTAATATCATAGTAATGGACGAGTCTGACAATGTAATTCATTCAATATATCTCAGGACTCAGGGACAGCCCATAAAGATGATCCAGCAGGGACTTTCCGAAGTCGCAGCGCTATATCCTGATATGAAGGTCCTTGGTGTGGGAACCACTGGGAGCGGGAGGGTCCTGGCTTCTGTCGTCGTAGGGGCAGATTGCGTAAAGAACGAGATAACGGCCCACGCGGTGGCTTCGGCCCGAGAGATACCGGATGTCCAGACAGTGATAGAGATCGGCGGACAGGATTCAAAGATTATAATCCTCAGGCATGGTGTCGTGGTTGATTTCGCCATGAATACGGTCTGCGCCGCCGGGACTGGCTCATTCCTCGATCACCAGGCAACCAGGCTGGGCATTCCCATCGAGGAGTTCGGGGGGCTTGCCCTGAAGGCCAATGTCCCGGTGCGGATCGCAGGGCGCTGCGCTGTATTCGCAGAGTCTGACATGATACACAAGCAGCAAACCGGACACCGGATCGAGGATATAATCGCCGGCCTTTGTGAGGCACTAGTCCGCAATTACCTCAACAATGTCGGCAAGGGCAAAGAGATATTGCCGCCTGTGGTTTTTCAGGGAGGAGTTGCAGCTAATGCAGGCATGACACGAGCCTTCGAAAAGGCATTAGGCTTCCCGGTAATAGTGCCCAAGCACCATGCCGTCATGGGCGCAATTGGTGCAGCCATCCTGGCGAAGGAGGAGGTTGCGAGAAACCCCAGGCCTACGCGCTTTAGGGGTTTTGAGGTAAAAGACAATGAGTATGCCGTAAGTACCTTTGAATGCAAAGGTTGCCCAAACCGCTGTGAGGTCATCAATCTAAGTCTACAGGGGGACACGCTAGCTAGATGGGGTGATAGGTGCGGCAGATGGTCATCACAGCTTCCTTGA